In Brachypodium distachyon strain Bd21 chromosome 2, Brachypodium_distachyon_v3.0, whole genome shotgun sequence, one genomic interval encodes:
- the LOC100827886 gene encoding asparagine--tRNA ligase, cytoplasmic 1 — MAGDTASAPASAPPTAELAAVSIADLEPATSRTRIRAILDAGDALAGQRVVVGGWVKTGRQQGKGEFAFLEVNDGSCPGNLQVMVDKDVHPLPRLTPTGTSVLVEGVLKKPPEEAKQRIELKVEKVIEVGEVDAAAYPLPKTRITLETLRDFVHLRARTNTIGAVARIRHQLAFATHSFFDENGFLYIHTPIITTSDCEGAGEMFQVTSLFSQAEKVEKELRENPAPSEADIEAAKLVVKEKGDAVAQLKAAKASKQEITSAVSELHKAKENVSRLEERSKLKPGIPHKDDGTVAFENDFFKRQAFLTVSGQLQVETYACALSSVYTFGPTFRAENSHTSRHLAEFWMVEPEIAFANLQDDMNCAESYVQYLCKWLLKHCREDMEFMVKNYDKTAIERLELVSSTPFERISYTKAVEILKGTDKKFENKVEWGIDLASEHERYLTEVIFKKPVIVYNYPKGIKAFYMRLNDDQKTVAAMDVLVPKVGELIGGSQREERLDVLKERILAADLPLEPYEWYLDLRRFGSVKHSGFGLGFERMILFATGIDNIRDVIPFPRYPGRADL, encoded by the exons atggccggcgacaCGGCGTCCGCGCCCGcatccgcgccgccgacggccgaaCTGGCCGCCGTATCCATCGCCGACCTCGAGCCCGCGACCTCCCGCACCCGCATCCGCGCCATcctcgacgccggcgacgcgcTCGCGGGCCAGCGCGTGGTCGTCGGCGGCTGGGTCAAGACCGGCCGCCAGCAGGGCAAGGGCGAGTTCGCCTTCCTCGAGGTCAACGACGGGTCATGCCCCGGGAACCTCCAGGTCATGGTCGACAAGGACGTGCACCCGCTCCCGCGGCTCACCCCCACGGGCACCTCCGTGCTCGTCGAGGGCGTGCTCAAGAAGCCCCCCGAGGAAGCCAAGCAGCGAATCGAGCTGAAGGTGGAGAAGGTGATCGAGGTCGGGGAGGtagacgccgccgcctaccCGCTGCCCAAGACCAGGATCACGCTCGAGACCCTCAGGGACTTCGTCCACCTCCGCGCGCGCACCAACACG ATAGGTGCAGTTGCTCGGATAAGGCACCAGCTTGCCTTTGCAACCCACAGTTTTTTCGATGAAAATGGTTTTTTGTATATTCACACACCCATAATAACCACCAGTGACTGTGAGGGTGCTGGAGAGATGTTCCAAGTCACGTCGTTATTCAGCCAGGCTGAAAAGGTGGAGAAGGAGCTTAGGGAGAACCCTGCACCTTCAGAAGCTGATATTGAAGCTGCTAAGCTTGTTGTCAAAGAGAAAGGAGATGCAGTTGCACAACTTAAAGCAGcaaaagcaagcaagcaagagaTAACTTCTGCTGTTTCAGAGCTACACAAGGCGAAAGAAAATGTGTCAAGGCTGGAAGAGAGGTCTAAGTTGAAACCTGGAATTCCACACAAGGATGATGGAACAGTTGCTTTCGAGAATGACTTCTTCAAGCGTCAAGCTTTTCTGACTGTTTCAGGGCAACTACAGGTTGAGACTTATGCCTGTGCTCTCAGTAGTGTCTATACTTTTGGACCCACATTCCGGGCAGAGAACTCACATACATCAAGACATTTGGCGGAGTTTTGGATGGTTGAACCAGAAATTGCATTTGCAAACTTGCAG GATGACATGAACTGTGCAGAAAGCTATGTTCAATACCTTTGCAAGTGGTTACTTAAACATTGCCGAGAAGACATGGAATTCATGGTAAAAAACTATGACAAGACCGCAATTGAGCGCCTCGAACTTGTTTCCTCAACACCTTTTGAACGCATTTCGTATACAAAAGCTGTTGAGATCTTGAAAGGTACAGATAAGAAGTTCGAGAACAAGGTTGAATGGGGAATTGATTTGGCGTCTGAGCATGAGAG GTATTTGACTGAGGTGATATTTAAGAAGCCAGTTATTGTTTATAACTACCCAAAAGGAATCAAGGCATTTTATATGAGGCTCAATGATGACCAGAAGACAGTTGCTGCTATGGATGTTCTTGTCCCCAAG GTTGGTGAATTAATTGGTGGAAGCCAAAGGGAGGAGCGTCTAGATGTTCTTAAAGAACG GATACTTGCGGCTGATCTGCCTTTGGAGCCATATGAATGGTACTTGGATCTCCGACGTTTTGGATCTGTCAAGCACAGTGGATTTGGCTTGGGTTTCGAAAGGATGATCCTTTTTGCCACTGGAATTGACAACATCAGGGATGTCATCCCGTTCCCTAGATACCCTGGGAGGGCTGATCTTTGA
- the LOC100827578 gene encoding sodium/hydrogen exchanger 2: MGLDLGALALRYTGLSVSDHDSIVAINIFVALLCGCIVFGHLLEGNRWVNESTTALLMGLLTGFVILLVTNGVNSRILVFSEDIFFIYLLPPIIFNAGFQVKKKQFFRNFMTIILFGAVGTLISFVIITLGAMGLFSKLDVGPLQLGDYLAIGAIFSATDSVCTLQVLNQDEAPLLYSLVFGEGVVNDATSVVLFNAIQNIDINHFDALVLLQFIGKFLYLFFTSTILGVAAGLLSAYIIKKLCFARHSTDREVAIMILMAYLSYMLSMLLDLSGILTVFFCGIVMSHYTWHNVTESSRVTTKHTFATLSFIAEIFLFLYVGMDALDIEKWKLASSSPKKPIALSAVIMGLVMVGRAAFVFPLSFLSNLSKKESRTKISFKQQVIIWWAGLMRGAVSIALAYNKFTTSGHTAVRVNAIMITSTVIVVLFSTMVFGLLTKPLINLLIPPRPGMAADISSQSFLDPLLGSLLGSDFDVGQVPPQTNLQLLLTMPTRSVHRVWRKFDDSFMRPVFGGRGFVPFVPGSPVERSVQGPSLGTVTEAEDHS, translated from the exons atgGGGCTCGATTTGGGAGCCCTTGCCCTCAGGTACACGGGGCTCTCGGTCTCGGACCATGACTCCATCGTCGCGATCAACATCTTCGTGGCGCTGCTCTGCGGCTGCATTGTCTTCGGCCACCTGCTGGAAGGGAACCGCTGGGTCAATGAATCCACCACCGCGCTTCTCATG GGGCTGCTCACTGGGTTCGTGATCCTGCTTGTCACCAATGGGGTCAATTCGCGCATTCTTGTCTTCAGCGAGGATATATTTTTCATCTACTTGCTGCCGCCCATCATATTTAATGCTGG GTTTCAAGTAAAGAAAAAGCAATTCTTCCGCAACTTTATGACAATTATTTTGTTCGGTGCGGTTGGGACATTGATATCCTTTGTAATAATCACCCTCG GTGCTATGGGATTGTTCAGCAAACTTGATGTTGGTCCACTCCAGCTTGGGGACTATCTTG CGATTGGGGCTATCTTCTCAGCGACAGATTCTGTTTGCACCTTACAG GTGCTTAACCAGGACGAAGCACCCCTACTTTATAGTCTGGTTTTTGGTGAAGGTGTAGTTAATGATGCTACATCTGTTGTGCTCTTCAATGCAATTCAAAACATTGATATTAATCATTTTGACGCCCTTGTTCTGCTACAATTCATCGGGAAATTCCTCTACCTGTTCTTCACCAGCACCATTCTTGGAGTAGCT GCTGGGCTGCTTAGTGCCTACATTATTAAGAAACTTTGTTTTGCAAG ACACTCAACTGACAGAGAAGTTGCTATCATGATACTCATGGCATACCTTTCGTATATGCTGTCAATG CTGCTGGATTTGAGTGGCATTCTCACCGTGTTCTTCTGTGGAATAGTGATGTCACATTACACTTGGCATAATGTCACTGAAAGCTCTAGGGTTACTACCAA GCATACTTTTGCAACTTTATCATTCATTGCtgaaatttttctttttctctatgTCGGGATGGATGCATTGGACATCGAGAAATGGAAATTAGCTAGTAGCAG TCCTAAGAAACCAATTGCTTTAAGCGCTGTTATAATGGGTTTGGTTATGGTTGGAAGAGCAGCATTCGTATTCCCTTTATCGTTCCTATCCAACCTAAGTAAAAAAGAGTCGCGTACAAAGATTTCCTTCAAGCAACAG GTAATTATATGGTGGGCTGGTCTCATGAGAGGAGCAGTTTCAATTGCACTTGCTTATAACAAG TTTACAACATCTGGTCATACTGCAGTCCGAGTTAATGCTATCATGATCACAAGCACAGTCATTGTTGTTCTGTTCAGCACAATG GTTTTTGGTTTGCTGACTAAGCCTCTGATCAATCTCCTCATCCCACCGAGGCCTGGCATGGCAGCTGATATCTCAAGCCAGTCATTCCTAGACCCACTTCTTGGAAGCTTGTTGGGCTCCGACTTCGATGTTGGTCAGGTCCCCCCTCAAACCAACCTTCAGCTTCTTCTCACCATGCCGACCCGTTCCGTTCATCGTGTGTGGCGCAAATTCGATGATAGTTTCATGCGCCCGGTGTTTGGGGGACGAGGCTTCGTCCCATTCGTGCCTGGTTCACCGGTTGAGCGGAGCGTCCAAGGGCCTAGCCTGGGCACCGTGACGGAGGCAGAAGATCATAGTTGA
- the LOC100835935 gene encoding coiled-coil domain-containing protein SCD2 — translation MDRMSSRPASPGGYGRRGVYAQQQQNHGASSAQTSPGGSPTASPVHTRHSRSGSLGGAGSSSTVGRRGAGAAAAGASARNSAARAAAQRLARVMGGGVGGGGGGGDAGSGSDDDEYELSGPPIELSITPRRPANRSPSPSIGRYLADQAPVVSRPLSLTNRYVPGKSVPMIPSIKQSGRPATSGAGSESPVPNRMEQRRSVDLGSSMRGRRSSSSLQDELNTLQAENDSMYEKLRLEDDRSEEADVKSVHMERQASVISDSIEPEVSLASRKAAALEQRKASLRIASRRGNSASYDEITALRAEAKVSSDMVTSVSRRVRGAGSELRSLQATANRMILSQEEMEEVVLKRCWLARYWKLCVRLGIHSDIAEEKLAHWTSVAPLALEVVLSIGQKARDGALSDNDVNDTAGDGNIESMLLVEKGLRELASLKVEDAIMLALAEHRRIKPLSGAAAAEGHSSSESLELSEEEREDVRFKQAWLTYFWRRAKNHDIEEDIAEERLQFWIEQGNHPITTSDVVEVDRGLHELKKLGVESQLWEATRRSLDDCSSNHGSPFGSEV, via the exons ATGGATCGCATGTCGTCGCGGCCGGCGAGCCCCGGCGGGTACGGGCGGCGGGGCGTGtacgcgcagcagcagcagaaccaTGGCGCCAGCAGCGCGCAGACGTCCCCCGGCGGGTCCCCGACGGCGTCCCCGGTGCACACCCGCCACTCGCGCTCGGGGTCGCTCGGCGGGGCCGGGTCCTCCTCCACCGTCGGCCGCCGGGGggcgggtgcggcggcggccggggcctCCGCGCGGAAcagcgccgcgcgcgccgccgcgcagcGCCTCGCGCGGGTcatgggcggcggcgttggcggcggtggcggcggaggggacgCCGGGAgcggcagcgacgacgacgagtaCGAGCTCTCCGGCCCGCCCATCGAGCTCTCCATCACCCCGCGACGCCCCGCCAACCGCTCCCCTTCCCCCTCG ATAGGTCGTTACCTTGCGGATCAGGCACCGGTGGTGAGCCGGCCACTGTCGTTGACAAACCGGTACGTGCCCGGGAAGTCGGTTCCGATGATACCGTCCATCAAGCAATCGGGCCGACCAGCGACGAGTGGGGCTGGGTCGGAATCTCCTGTCCCAAACCGAATGGAGCAAAG GAGATCAGTTGATCTTGGAAGCTCGATGAGAGGACGtcgctcctcttcttctcttcaaGATGAG CTTAACACACTTCAAGCTGAAAATGATAGCATGTACGAAAAA CTTCGTCTCGAAGATGACAGGAGTGAGGAAGCTGATGTCAAGTCTGTGCACATGGAGAGACAG GCTTCTGTTATTAGTGACTCCATAGAACCAGAGGTCAGTTTGGCTAGCAG AAAGGCTGCAGCACTAGAACAGAGAAAG GCTTCACTGAGGATTGCTTCAAGAAGGGGTAATAGCGCAAGCTACGATGAGATTACGGCCCTCCGAGCAGAAGCAAAG GTTTCTAGTGATATGGTCACATCTGTATCTCGGCGTGTAAGAGGTGCTGGATCAGAACTGAGATCTCTTCAGGCAACAGCCAATAGAATGATCCTGTCACAAGAAGAAATG gaggaggtggtgctAAAGAGATGTTGGCTTGCTCGCTACTGGAAACTATGTGTTAGACTTG GAATACATTCTGATATTGCTGAAGAAAAACTGGCACACTGGACCTCAGTTGCACCACTTGCACTTGAAGTTGTCCTTTCAATTGGGCAAAAAGCTAGAGATGGAGCATTATCAG ATAATGATGTAAACGATACGGCTGGAGACGGAAATATTGAAAGCATGCTTTTAGTTGAGAAAGGACTGCGTGAACTAGCTTCCCTCAAG GTAGAAGATGCAATCATGCTTGCTTTAGCAGAACATCGACGTATCAAACCTCTCTCAG gcgcagctgctgctgaagGCCACAGCTCTTCAGAGTCACTTG AATTAAGTGAGGAAGAGCGAGAAGACGTACGCTTCAAGCAG GCATGGTTGACCTACTTCTGGAGGCGGGCGAAAAATCATGATATAGAGGAAGATATAGCTGAAGAGCGACTACAGTTTTGGATAGAACAAGGCAATCACCCAATTACTACAAGCGATGTCGTAGAAG TTGATAGAGGTCTTCAcgagctgaagaagctgggAGTTGAGTCCCAGCTGTGGGAAGCGACGAGGAGAAGTCTCGACGACTGTTCCAGTAATCATGGGAGTCCATTTGGATCTGAAGTTTAG
- the LOC100828192 gene encoding uncharacterized protein LOC100828192 — translation MSAAAGGLRQLLTAAVTAGAAEARAAVFGHAVNPTGKRAATKLLRKKLVGEQLAQWYPYDIKRDDPIVMAREEKERLSKLEMLKRRGKGPPKKGQGRRAVKRSK, via the exons atgagcgcggcggcgggcgggctgcggcagctgctgacggcggcggtgacggcgggggcggcggaggcgcgcgcCGCGGTGTTCGGGCACGCCGTGAACCCGACGGGGAAGCGCGCGGCGACCAAGCTGCTGCGGAAGAAGCTCGTCGGCGAGCAGCTCGCGCAGTGGTACCCCTACGACATCAAGCGCGACGACCCCATCGTCATGGCGCGCGAGGAGAAAGA GCGTCTTTCCAAGCTTGAAATGCTCAAGCGTCGTGGGAAGGGTCCGCCAAAGAAGGGACAAGGAAGGCGTGCGGTCAAGAGAAGCAAATAG